Proteins from one Longimicrobium sp. genomic window:
- the gap gene encoding type I glyceraldehyde-3-phosphate dehydrogenase: MPIRVAINGFGRIGRNVLRAAKQAGATDIDFVAVNDLTDTKTLAHLLRYDSVHGKYPGTVEARENSLLVDGDEIRVYAEKDPSALPWRDLEVDIVIESTGRFTDRASAAKHLEAGARKVIISAPAKGEDITIVLGVNQDKYDAANHHVVSNASCTTNCLAPVVKVLLDNFGFERGLMTTIHAYTNDQNILDLPHKDLRRARAAALSMIPTTTGAAKATSLVIPEVKGKIDGMAVRVPTPDVSVVDLTCELGRTVTAAEVNDALRAAAEGPLKGILAYEEQELVSIDYTGNPASSIIDAASTSVVAGLVKVVAWYDNEWGYSCRCVDLARFMGEKL, encoded by the coding sequence ATGCCCATTCGCGTCGCCATCAACGGGTTCGGCCGCATCGGCCGCAACGTCCTCCGCGCGGCCAAGCAGGCGGGGGCCACCGACATCGATTTCGTGGCCGTCAACGACCTGACGGACACCAAGACCCTCGCGCACCTGCTGCGCTACGACTCGGTGCACGGCAAGTACCCCGGCACCGTCGAAGCCCGCGAGAATTCGCTGCTGGTGGATGGCGACGAGATCCGCGTCTACGCCGAAAAAGACCCGTCGGCCCTGCCGTGGCGCGACCTGGAAGTCGACATCGTCATCGAGTCCACCGGCCGCTTCACCGACCGGGCGAGCGCGGCCAAGCACCTGGAGGCGGGCGCCAGGAAGGTGATCATCAGCGCGCCGGCCAAGGGTGAAGACATCACCATCGTGCTGGGCGTCAACCAGGACAAGTACGACGCGGCCAACCACCACGTGGTCAGCAACGCCAGCTGCACGACCAACTGCCTGGCCCCCGTGGTCAAGGTGCTGCTCGACAACTTCGGGTTTGAGCGTGGATTGATGACGACCATCCACGCCTACACCAACGACCAGAACATCCTGGACCTCCCCCACAAGGACCTGCGCCGCGCCCGCGCCGCCGCCCTGTCGATGATCCCCACGACGACGGGCGCCGCCAAGGCCACCAGCCTGGTGATTCCCGAGGTGAAGGGAAAGATCGACGGGATGGCCGTGCGCGTGCCCACCCCCGACGTCTCCGTCGTGGACCTGACCTGCGAGCTGGGCCGCACGGTGACCGCCGCCGAGGTGAACGACGCCCTGCGCGCCGCCGCCGAGGGGCCGCTGAAGGGGATCCTGGCGTACGAGGAGCAGGAGCTGGTGTCCATCGACTACACCGGCAACCCGGCGTCCTCCATCATCGACGCGGCATCCACCAGCGTGGTGGCCGGCCTGGTGAAGGTGGTCGCCTGGTACGACAACGAGTGGGGCTACAGCTGCCGCTGCGTTGACCTGGCCCGCTTCATGGGCGAAAAGCTGTGA